A window from Manduca sexta isolate Smith_Timp_Sample1 chromosome 24, JHU_Msex_v1.0, whole genome shotgun sequence encodes these proteins:
- the LOC115443893 gene encoding fibroin heavy chain isoform X22, whose amino-acid sequence MGTRHLGILAILLILPLGLLCSSIGSVPNVEEETEPLYPDAVAEADAGPIARAFAAAFNTFSEALNSRDKRSTSDADASAFSSTEGGGDSQAAASAESEDDSSDDDSESSASSSATSTDYDSEDNEDEASASAESSTSDDGGKSPEESEANAEAESKTNGGGGKTAGSASAVTEVTNGGTASAASAASASDEESEPGEEGTTGDDDDGEEGPTGDDDDGEEGPTGDDDNGEEGPTGDDDDGEEGPTGDDDDGEEGPTGDDDNGEEGPTGDDDDGEEGPTGDDDDGEEGPTGDDDNGEEGPTGDDDDGEEGPTGDDDNGEEGPTGDDDDGEEGPTGDDDNGEEGPTGDDDNGEEGPTGDDDDGEEGPTGDDDDGEEGPTGDDDDGEGGATTNESGGNGPDNGGGSSPGSGTEGKPDSGSGSSPDSGKDNSGSTADTSGSAVASGPNSQASSAGSANSGEDNSSASSAVSAVTSGEGQASASAASSATTNESGGNGPDNGGGSSPGSGTEDKPGSGSGSSPDSGKDNSGSTADTSGSAVASGPNSQASSAGSANSGEDNSSASSAVSAVTSGEGQASASAASSATTNESGGNGPDNGGGSSPGSAPEGKPGCGSGSNPSSGTGGGSGSGSSAAASGTAVASGQNASSSGVASANSGEGNASASSAASAESSGKGGKASGAAASSATTYESGGSPESEPGGSPGGGPGNSPGNEPGSSPSSGSGNSPGGEPGSSTGSGPESSPGGSPGSEPGSSPGGSTGSSPGSSPGNSPGSASGGSPGSAPGSSTGSGPESSPGGSPGSEPGSSPGSEPGSSPSSGSGNSPGGSPGSAPGGSPGSEPGSSPGSEPGSSPSSGSGNSTGGEPGSSTGSGPESSPGGSPGSEPGSSPGGSTGSSPGSSPGNSPGSPSGGSPGSAPGSSTGSGPESSPGGSPGSEPGSSPGSEPGSSPSSGSGNSPGGSPGSAPGGSPGSEPGSSPGSEPGSSPSSGSGNSPGSSPGSEPGSSPSSGSGNSPGGSPGSAPGGSPGSEPGSSPGSEPGRSPSSGSGNSPGGEPGSSTGSGPESSPGGSPGSEPGSSPGGSTGSSPGSSPGNSPGSASGGSPGSAPKSSTGSGPESSPGGSPGNEPGSSPSSGSGNSPGGEPGSSTGSGPGSSPGGSPGSEPGSSPGSEPGSSPGSAPENSPGGKPSSGSGGKPGSGSGSNPGSGTEGGSGSAPGSSTGSGPESSPGGSPGSEPGSSPGSEPGSSPSSGSGNSPGGSPGSAPGGSPGSEPGSSPGSEPGSSPSSGSGNSPGGEPGSSTGSGPESSPGGSPGSEPGSSPGGSTGSSPGSSPGNSPGSPSGGSPGSAPGSSTGSGPESSPGGSPGSEPGSSPGSEPGSSPSSGSGNSPGGSPGSAPGGSPGSEPGSSPGSEPGSSPSSGSGNSPGGSPGSAPGGSPGSEPGSSPGSEPGSSPSSGSGNSPGGEPGSSTGSGPESSPGGSPGSEPGSSPGSEPGSSPSSGSGNSTGGEPGSSTGSGPESSPGGSPGSEPGSSPGSEPGSSPSSGSGNSPGGSPGSAPGGSPGSEPGSSPGSEPGSSPSSGSGNSPGGEPGSSTGSGPESSPGGSPGSEPGSSPGGSTGSSPGSSPGNSPGSPSGGSPGSAPGSSTGSGPESSPGGSPGSEPGSSPGSEPGSSPSSGSGNSPGGSPGSAPGGSPGSEPGSSPGSEPGRSPSSGSGNSPGGEPGSSTGSGPESSPGGSPGSEPGSSPGGSTGSSPGSSPGNSPGSASGGSPGSAPKSSTGSGPESSPGGSPGNEPGSSPSSGSGNSPGGEPGSSTGSGPGSSPGGSPGSEPGSSPGSEPGSSPGSAPENSPGGKPSSGSGGKPGSGSGSNPGSGTEGGSGSAPGSSTGSGPESSPGGSPGSEPGSSPGSEPGSSPSSGSGNSPGGSPGSAPGGSPGSEPGSSPGSEPGSSPSSGSGNSPGGSPGSAPGGSPGSEPGSSPGSEPGSSPSSGSGNSPGGEPGSSTGSGPESSPGGSPGSEPGSSPGGSTGSSPGSSPGNSPGSASGGSPGSAPKSSTGSGPESSPGGSPGSEPGSSPGSEPGSSPSSGSGNSPGGSPGSEPGSSPGSEPGSSPSSGSGNSPGGSPGSAPGGSPGSEPGSSPGSEPGSSPSSGSGNSPGGSPGSAPGGSPGSEPGSSPGSEPGSSPSSGSGNSPGSSTGSGPGSSPGGSPGSEPGSSPGSEPGSSPGSAPENSPGGKPSSGSGGKPGSGSGSNPGSGTGGGSGSGSSAAASGTAVASGQNASSSGVASANSGEGNASASSAASAESSGKGGKASGAAASSATTYESGGNGTGNSGGSSPESEPGGSPGGGPGNSPGNEPGSSPSSGSGNSPGGEPGSSTGGSPGSEPGSSPGSEPGSSSSSGSGNSPGNSPGSASGGSPGSAPGSSTGSGPESSPGGSPGSELGSSPGSEPGSSPSSGSGNSPGSSPGSEPGSSPGDNPGSGSGNSPGGSPGNAPGGSPGNSPGSAPGGSPDSGPGSSTGSGSGSSPEGSPGSEPGSSPGSEPGSSPSSEPGSSPDSGPGNSSGGKPSSGSGGTPGSELGSSPSSGPESSPEGSPGSSPGSSPGNSPGSAPGSSTGSGPESSPGGSPGSEPGSSPGSEPGSSPSSGSGNSPGSSPGSEPGSSPGDNPGSGSGNSPGGSPGNAPGGSPGNSPGSAPGGSPDSGPGSSTGSGSGSSPSSEPGSSPDSGPESSPGGKPSSGSGGKPGGKPGCDVVGAINDVLISEGAIIKELENFLTRHKKLPNKIEFTTIRRKIPRRRGRRRGPHLCICNNVI is encoded by the exons ATTCAAGTGATGATGATAGCGAATCGTCTGCATCAAGTTCAGCAACATCTACCGATTAcg atTCCGAAGACAATGAAGATGAAGCATCAGCAAGTGCCGAGTCATCTACATCGGATG ATGGGGGTAAATCGCCTGAAGAGAGTGAAGCAAATGCAGAGGCCGAGT CGAAAACGAATGGCGGTGGTGGTAAAACTGCAGGATCTGCCTCAGCAGTAACTG aagtTACAAATGGCGGAACTGCCTCTGCAGCCAGCGCAGCGTCAGCTA GTGATGAAGAAAGCGAGCCTGGCGAGGAAGGCACGACTGGCGATGATGACGATGGCGAGGAAGGCCCGACTGGCGATGATGACGATGGCGAGGAAGGCCCGACTGGCGATGATGACAATGGCGAGGAAGGCCCGACTGGCGATGATGACGATGGCGAGGAAGGCCCGACTGGCGATGATGACGATGGCGAGGAAGGCCCGACTGGCGATGATGACAATGGCGAGGAAGGCCCGACTGGCGATGATGACGATGGCGAGGAAGGCCCGACTGGCGATGATGACGATGGCGAGGAAGGCCCGACTGGCGATGATGACAATGGCGAGGAAGGCCCGACTGGCGATGATGACGATGGCGAGGAAGGCCCGACTGGCGATGATGACAATGGCGAGGAAGGCCCAACTGGCGATGATGACGATGGCGAGGAAGGCCCGACTGGCGATGATGACAATGGCGAGGAAGGCCCGACTGGCGATGATGACAATGGCGAGGAAGGCCCGACTGGCGATGATGACGATGGCGAGGAAGGCCCGACTGGCGATGATGACGATGGCGAGGAAGGCCCGACTGGCGATGATGACGATGGCGAGGGAG GTGCTACAACAAATGAATCAGGCGGTAATGGACCTGATAATGGGGGAGGAAGTAGTCCAGGAAGCGGAACAGAAGGCAAACCAGACAGCGGATCGGGAAGCAGCCCAGACAGTGGAAAAGACAATTCTGGTAGTACGGCAGATACTAGTGGATCAGCAG TTGCTTCTGGACCAAATTCTCAGGCGTCCAGTGCAGGATCAGCCAATAgtg gTGAAGACAACTCCTCGGCTTCCTCAGCGGTTTCAGCAG TAACGAGCGGCGAAGGACAAGCATCCGCTTCAGCCGCATCAA GTGCTACAACAAACGAATCAGGCGGTAATGGACCTGATAATGGGGGAGGAAGTAGTCCAGGAAGCGGAACAGAAGACAAACCAGGCAGCGGATCGGGAAGCAGCCCAGACAGTGGAAAAGACAATTCTGGTAGTACGGCAGATACTAGTGGATCAGCAG TTGCTTCTGGACCAAATTCTCAGGCGTCCAGCGCAGGATCAGCCAATAgtg gTGAAGACAACTCCTCGGCTTCCTCAGCGGTTTCAGCAG TAACGAGCGGCGAAGGACAAGCATCCGCTTCAGCCGCATCAA GTGCTACAACAAATGAATCAGGCGGTAATGGACCTGATAATGGGGGAGGAAGTAGTCCAGGAAGCGCACCAGAAGGCAAACCAGGCTGCGGATCGGGAAGCAATCCAAGCAGTGGAACGGGAGGCGGCTCAGGCAGTGGTAGTTCCGCAGCTGCTAGTGGAACAGCAG TTGCTTCGGGCCAAAATGCTAGCTCTTCCGGTGTAGCATCAGCTAATAGTG GTGAAGGCAACGCCTCGGCTTCTTCAGCGGCTTCAGCAG AATCCAGTGGCAAAGGCGGAAAAGCATCGGGTGCAGCCGCATCAa GTGCTACAACTTATGAATCAGGCGGTAGTCCAGAAAGCGAACCGGGAGGCAGCCCAGGCGGTGGACCAGGAAACAGCCCAGGCAatgaaccaggaagcagcccaaGCAGTGGGTCAG GAAACAGCCCAGGcggtgaaccaggaagcagcacAGGTAGTGGACCAGAAAGCAGtccaggaggcagcccaggcagtgaaccaggaagcagtcCAGGAGGCAGCACAGGCAGTTCaccaggaagcagcccaggAAACAGCCCTGGCAGTGCATCAGGAGGCAGCCCAGGTAGTGCACCAGGAAGCAGCACAGGCAGTGGACCAGAAAGCAGtccaggaggcagcccaggcagtgaaccaggaagcagcccaggcagtgaaccaggaagcagcccaaGCAGTGGGTCAGGAAACAGCccaggaggcagcccaggcagtgcaccaggaggcagcccaggcagtgaaccaggaagcagcccaggcagtgaaccaggaagcagcccaaGCAGTGGGTCAGGAAACAGCACAGGcggtgaaccaggaagcagcacAGGTAGTGGACCAGAAAGCAGtccaggaggcagcccaggcagtgaaccaggaagcagtcCAGGAGGCAGCACAGGCAGTTCaccaggaagcagcccaggAAACAGCCCTGGCAGTCCATcaggaggcagcccaggcagtgcaCCAGGAAGCAGCACAGGCAGTGGACCAGAAAGCAGtccaggaggcagcccaggcagtgaaccaggaagcagcccaggcagtgaaccaggaagcagcccaaGCAGTGGGTCAGGAAACAGCccaggaggcagcccaggcagtgcaccaggaggcagcccaggcagtgaaccaggaagcagcccaggcagtgaaccaggaagcagcccaaGCAGTGGGTCAGGAAACAGCCCAG gaagcagcccaggcagtgaaccaggaagcagcccaaGCAGTGGGTCAGGAAACAGCccaggaggcagcccaggcagtgcaccaggaggcagcccaggcagtgaaccaggaagcagcccaggcagtgaaccaggaaggAGCCCAAGCAGTGGGTCAGGAAACAGCCCAGGcggtgaaccaggaagcagcacAGGTAGTGGACCAGAAAGCAGtccaggaggcagcccaggcagtgaaccaggaagcagtcCAGGAGGCAGCACAGGCAGTTCaccaggaagcagcccaggAAACAGCCCTGGCAGTGCATcaggaggcagcccaggcagtgcaCCAAAAAGCAGCACAGGCAGTGGACCAGAAAGCAGtccaggaggcagcccaggcaATGAACCAGGAAGTAGCCCAAGCAGTGGGTCAGGTAACAGCCCAGGcggtgaaccaggaagcagcacAGGCAGTGGACCAGGAAGCAGtccaggaggcagcccaggcagtgaaccaggaagcagcccaggcagtgaaccaggaagcagcccaggcagtgCACCAGAAAACAGTCCAGGAGGCAAACCAAGTAGCGGATCGGGAGGAAAACCAGGCAGTGGATCGGGAAGCAACCCAGGCAGTGGAACGGAAGGCGGCTCAGGCAGTGCACCAGGAAGCAGCACAGGCAGTGGACCAGAAAGCAGtccaggaggcagcccaggcagtgaaccaggaagcagcccaggcagtgaaccaggaagcagcccaaGCAGTGGATCAGGAAACAGCccaggaggcagcccaggcagtgcaccaggaggcagcccaggcagtgaaccaggaagcagcccaggcagtgaaccaggaagcagcccaaGCAGTGGGTCAGGAAACAGCCCAGGcggtgaaccaggaagcagcacAGGTAGTGGACCAGAAAGCAGtccaggaggcagcccaggcagtgaaccaggaagcagtcCAGGAGGCAGCACAGGCAGTTCaccaggaagcagcccaggAAACAGCCCTGGCAGTCCATcaggaggcagcccaggcagtgcaCCAGGAAGCAGCACAGGCAGTGGACCAGAAAGCAGtccaggaggcagcccaggcagtgaaccaggaagcagcccaggcagtgaaccaggaagcagcccaaGCAGTGGGTCAGGAAACAGCccaggaggcagcccaggcagtgcaccaggaggcagcccaggcagtgaaccaggaagcagcccaggcagtgaaccaggaagcagcccaaGCAGTGGGTCAGGAAACAGCccaggaggcagcccaggcagtgcaccaggaggcagcccaggcagtgaaccaggaagcagcccaggcagtgaaccaggaagcagcccaaGCAGTGGGTCAGGAAACAGCCCAGGcggtgaaccaggaagcagcacAGGTAGTGGACCAGAAAGCAGtccaggag gcagcccaggcagtgaaccaggaagcagcccaggcagtgaaccaggaagcagcccaaGCAGTGGGTCAGGAAACAGCACAGGcggtgaaccaggaagcagcacAGGTAGTGGACCAGAAAGCAGtccaggag gcagcccaggcagtgaaccaggaagcagcccaggcagtgaaccaggaagcagcccaaGCAGTGGGTCAGGAAACAGCccaggaggcagcccaggcagtgcaccaggaggcagcccaggcagtgaaccaggaagcagcccaggcagtgaaccaggaagcagcccaaGCAGTGGGTCAGGAAACAGCCCAGGcggtgaaccaggaagcagcacAGGTAGTGGACCAGAAAGCAGtccaggaggcagcccaggcagtgaaccaggaagcagtcCAGGAGGCAGCACAGGCAGTTCaccaggaagcagcccaggAAACAGCCCTGGCAGTCCATcaggaggcagcccaggcagtgcaCCAGGAAGCAGCACAGGCAGTGGACCAGAAAGCAGtccaggaggcagcccaggcagtgaaccaggaagcagcccaggcagtgaaccaggaagcagcccaaGCAGTGGGTCAGGAAACAGCccaggaggcagcccaggcagtgcaccaggaggcagcccaggcagtgaaccaggaagcagcccaggcagtgaaccaggaaggAGCCCAAGCAGTGGGTCAGGAAACAGCCCAGGcggtgaaccaggaagcagcacAGGTAGTGGACCAGAAAGCAGtccaggaggcagcccaggcagtgaaccaggaagcagtcCAGGAGGCAGCACAGGCAGTTCaccaggaagcagcccaggAAACAGCCCTGGCAGTGCATcaggaggcagcccaggcagtgcaCCAAAAAGCAGCACAGGCAGTGGACCAGAAAGCAGtccaggaggcagcccaggcaATGAACCAGGAAGTAGCCCAAGCAGTGGGTCAGGTAACAGCCCAGGcggtgaaccaggaagcagcacAGGCAGTGGACCAGGAAGCAGtccaggaggcagcccaggcagtgaaccaggaagcagcccaggcagtgaaccaggaagcagcccaggcagtgCACCAGAAAACAGTCCAGGAGGCAAACCAAGTAGCGGATCGGGAGGAAAACCAGGCAGTGGATCGGGAAGCAACCCAGGCAGTGGAACGGAAGGCGGCTCAGGCAGTGCACCAGGAAGCAGCACAGGCAGTGGACCAGAAAGCAGtccaggaggcagcccaggcagtgaaccaggaagcagcccaggcagtgaaccaggaagcagcccaaGCAGTGGATCAGGAAACAGCccaggaggcagcccaggcagtgcaccaggaggcagcccaggcagtgaaccaggaagcagcccaggcagtgaaccaggaagcagcccaaGCAGTGGGTCAGGAAACAGCccaggaggcagcccaggcagtgcaccaggaggcagcccaggcagtgaaccaggaagcagcccaggcagtgaaccaggaagcagcccaaGCAGTGGGTCAGGAAACAGCCCAGGcggtgaaccaggaagcagcacAGGTAGTGGACCAGAAAGCAGtccaggaggcagcccaggcagtgaaccaggaagcagtcCAGGAGGCAGCACAGGCAGTTCaccaggaagcagcccaggAAACAGCCCTGGCAGTGCATcaggaggcagcccaggcagtgcaCCAAAAAGCAGCACAGGCAGTGGACCAGAAAGCAGtccaggag gcagcccaggcagtgaaccaggaagcagcccaggcagtgaaccaggaagcagcccaaGCAGTGGGTCAGGAAACAGCCCAG gaggcagcccaggcagtgaaccaggaagcagcccaggcagtgaaccaggaagcagcccaaGCAGTGGGTCAGGAAACAGCccaggaggcagcccaggcagtgcaccaggaggcagcccaggcagtgaaccaggaagcagcccaggcagtgaaccaggaagcagcccaaGCAGTGGGTCAGGAAACAGCccaggaggcagcccaggcagtgcaccaggaggcagcccaggcagtgaaccaggaagcagcccaggcagtgaaccaggaagcagcccaaGCAGTGGGTCAGGAAACAGCCCAG gaagcagcacAGGCAGTGGACCAGGAAGCAGtccaggaggcagcccaggcagtgaaccaggaagcagcccaggcagtgaaccaggaagcagcccaggcagtgCACCAGAAAACAGTCCAGGAGGCAAACCAAGTAGCGGATCGGGAGGAAAACCAGGCAGTGGATCGGGAAGCAACCCAGGCAGTGGAACGGGAGGCGGCTCAGGCAGTGGTAGTTCCGCAGCTGCTAGTGGAACAGCAG TTGCTTCGGGCCAAAATGCTAGCTCTTCCGGTGTAGCATCAGCTAATAGTG GTGAAGGCAACGCCTCGGCTTCTTCAGCGGCTTCAGCAG AATCCAGTGGCAAAGGCGGAAAAGCATCGGGTGCAGCCGCATCAa GTGCTACAACTTATGAATCAGGCGGTAACGGAACTGGTAATAGTGGAGGAAGTAGTCCAGAAAGCGAACCGGGAGGCAGCCCAGGCGGTGGACCAGGAAACAGCCCAGGCAatgaaccaggaagcagcccaaGCAGTGGGTCAGGAAACAGCCCAGGcggtgaaccaggaagcagcacaggaggcagcccaggcagtgaaccaggaagcagcccaggcagtgaaccaggaagcagctCAAGCAGTGGGTCAGGAAACAGCCCAGGAAACAGCCCTGGCAGTGCATcaggaggcagcccaggcagtgcaCCAGGAAGCAGCACAGGCAGTGGACCAGAAAGCAGtccaggaggcagcccaggcagtgaactaggaagcagcccaggcagtgaaccaggaagcagcccaaGCAGTGGGTCAGGAAACAGCCCAGgaagcagcccaggcagtgaaccaggaagcagtcCAGGAGACAACCCAGGCAGTGGATCAGGAAACAGCccaggaggcagcccaggcaATGCACCAGGAGGCAGCCCAGGAAACAGCCCTGGCAGTGCACCAGGAGGCAGCCCAGACAGTGGACCAGGAAGCAGCACAGGCAGTGGATCAGGAAGCAGTCCAGaaggcagcccaggcagtgaaccaggaagcagcccaggcagtgaaccaggaagtAGCCCAagcagtgaaccaggaagcagcccagACAGTGGACCAGGAAACAGTTCAGGAGGCAAACCAAGTAGCGGATCGGGAGGCACACCAGGCAGTGAATTAGGAAGCAGCCCAAGCAGTGGACCAGAAAGTAGTCCAGAAGGCAGCCCAGGCAGTTCaccaggaagcagcccaggAAACAGCCCTGGCAGTGCACCAGGAAGCAGCACAGGCAGTGGACCAGAAAGCAGtccaggaggcagcccaggcagtgaaccaggaagcagcccaggcagtgaaccaggaagcagcccaaGCAGTGGGTCAGGAAACAGCCCAGgaagcagcccaggcagtgaaccaggaagcagtcCAGGAGACAACCCAGGCAGTGGATCAGGAAACAGCccaggaggcagcccaggcaATGCACCAGGAGGCAGCCCAGGAAACAGCCCTGGCAGTGCACCAGGAGGCAGCCCAGACAGTGGACCAGGAAGCAGCACAGGCAGTGGATCAGGAAGTAGCCCAagcagtgaaccaggaagcagcccagACAGTGGACCAGAAAGCAGCCCAGGAGGCAAACCAAGTAGTGGATCGGGAGGCAAACCAGGAGGGAAACCAGGTTGCGACGTGGTTGGTGCAATAAATGACGTCTTGATATCTGAAGGAGCCATTATAAAAGAGTTGGAAAACTTCTTAACACgtcataaaaaattaccaaataagATTGAATTTACTACAATAAGAAGGAAGA